The following nucleotide sequence is from Vanrija pseudolonga chromosome 4, complete sequence.
CAAGGGGCCAGGCCTTTGTGCAGTGGGCGTACAGCGTAAGGGACGCTCGGGTGACTGTCAATCccagccgcgcgcgtcggcatgCCGCTGCCCATCTCGATCTGCAtctcgtcaagctcggctACCCGACGAATCGACGAACCCAGGTCTCAGCCAGAGTGGCAAAGTGCCAGCCAGATCGGATCGATCTGGGCGCAAACGCTGACACatcgctcgccccgccttGCCCTGGTTCGCGACGTGGCGATACGAGATGCGCCGAGCATGCTGAGCAAAGCGATGGGCAAGCAGTGGCAGCACGCGGCTCCCACAGAACTGCGGCGCACtgaccgccgtcgacgcggctCATTGGGTTTCATCGGCCCAACGCGGcttgccaccacccccagtTTCTCTTGCTGGGCCTGTGCGCCATGCGCCGCGCTCTCCCACGGGAGCCGGCGACATTGGCTCTGGAACCAAGCAAGTCGGCAGCAACCTTGCTCTCGGCATGAACagcaaggccgaggtgggcggcggaGCAACGGGTCCAGCCAGTGCGGGCAAGGATGACGGAGGAGTGGGTCAGAGCGCGAAGCAATGCCGCGGGCCGTCAATTGCATCAACTCGCCCGCTTGTCGTCAGCCAGTGTTTTGCGGAGCAGTTCCACGGGGTGAGGAGTAGATAAGTAGAGAGCAACGGTGGATTCACATCCCCGCCGTCAGCTGATCAGCCTTCCCGACCGACCGGAATAGTGGCACCCGACCATCATCAGGGCTCTCCGATATCGGTATCTTGGGGGCCTTAATCGAGGTGAGGGCTGATCGTCGCACCGTCttggcgagcggggcgagtcggggtgggtgtggcgtTAGTTATGGGGCCTGGTGGGGTGAGGCACCTTGGAGCATCTCGACGTGGGGCAACCACCGCCGGGTGCTCCTTTACCTCCAGTTTGGCAGCCGTTTAGACCATGAACCGTCAGTCGAGTTCAGCCTCACCCGCCCCCGTCCTTCCTCACTTCGTCACTTACCTTGACAATTTCTGACGCCGCACCACTACCCCCACCCTCCCAGTCATTCTCTTCATGTCAATCGTATGTACAACTGGATTAACTTTGAGTCTACCCAAGCACACGTTCAATGACACCTTAGTCGTCCTTGACAAGGGGCACGACCTGACAttagtcgtcgtcgatggggGCAAGCTCACGGGAAGGGAGAAGGgcatgccctcggcggcgtacaGTGCGCTCGTGGCGACATAGTACGCAAAGAATGCGGCAATGATACCGACGTATCCACCTGCCTGCAGGATGTGGGGGTTGATCGTGAGGTGGCcaatgccgaggaggaggaacgTGATGTCGACGGAGAAGACTGGGCCGGATTAACACTGGGCAAGGCTCTCTTCACTTACAGACACAGAACAGGCCGACGTTGGACCGGATAGTGCCAATGGTCATGATGGTGGTGAAGACAAACCACACCATCATGaacaggccgagcgcgctgTTCAGGTCCTCGGGCGTCTTGTACGCCGCGAGGATGCCGCTCGACGGCCAGAAGATGCAGCCGATCGAGCCCCAGAAGCAGCCGTAGGTCACGAACGCGGTGAAGCCAAAGGTTGCGCCGGCATAGTACTCGAAGATGCCGGCGACGAACTGGGCAATGCCGCCCACGAAGAAGGCCATGCCGACGACCATGTTGGCGGCGTGCAGGCCGCGGACGTTGGCATTGAGGAACGAGAGCAGGAGGGTGGTCGACGCAAAGGAGAAGAGGCCTGGGGGGGTTAGCGACAAGACGACGccagcacccacccagcGGCGTGGGGTTGGCGCGCTTCGGCGGGCTGTAGGGCGCGGCAGtcaccacggcggcgtggtggtggtagtcgGAGGGGACGGtgtcgcccttctcggcgtcgtagCGGGCGGACATTGTGCTTGGCGTGTAGCGGCGAGAGAAAGACGAGGTTGCCGAGGTCTGGCGAGCGGCAAGGCAGAAGAAGAGGAGCAAGCTAGACGGTGAGCCAGGTCTGTCTGACGCGCGGTGGGTGCTCGCCCACTCCTCACAGGCGGGGTTAAGTatgtcgccgccgtggggtgggggcgagtaggcggcgacgacgacgcggcgcttgCTCCACGGGCCCCCTTGCATGCCAAGGGAACACTCACGTTTGCCCGAGACGAGCCGACGCTGCTTTGCCGAAGACGCTGCTTCGTACCCAGCGGCCAGTGAAGACGGCGCACCGAACAAGCCCTGGTGTGTCCCGTGTGCGGGGCAGAGGTGTAAGCGCATGTGTCGCTGTGCTCCGTGCCACACTGAAGGCTGCCACGATATCCGCACCTCccccgcacgcacgcacgcgccgccatgctccccctccccaaccTCCCTCTTCGCCCCTCCGGTTCGACGTCTACCCGGCGACATTTTCACGCACTGATCCGATCCGTTTCATGCTGCACAGCGGTACAATCGCGCTGGGGCCATACAAGACAAGAATACACACAATGCCTCTCCAACCCCTCAGGCCATGCCCTCCTCCTGGCGCATCTTGAGGCCCAGCGCCACGTACTCTTCCAAACAGTCGGGGTTGCGCAAGGTCGCAGGGTTGATGGCCGACACAGGGGAGCCGTTGATCACCTTGCGGATGGGCACTGCGGCGGTTGGTAAAACGAAAAACAGCGAAATGAAACGCCTCCGCACTCACCCTCAATCTTCTTGCCAGTCAGCGTCATGGGAATGTCAGCCACCTCGATGATTTTCGCGGGCACATGGCGAGCCGAGCGTGCTGTGCGGATCGAGTCCTTGATgagcttgagcagctcgggATCCAGAGTCTTGCCAGGGCGCATCTGAGGTTGTCAGCGGGTACAAGCGCCTGTGCTTACCTTGACAAATAAGACGACCTTCTCGTCTGATCCGCCCTCGACAAGGAGGCCCACAACAAGCGTCTCTTCAACACCCCGCTCGGCAAATGCCGGGTTCTCCAGAACAGAGTAAATGTCGGTCGGCCCGAAGCGAATACCGCTGGGGTTCAAAACACCGTCTGACCGTCCGAGCATGATGAAACCGCCACCGTTGCCATATCGCGAGGGTGTGATTTGCACGCTGCGGTGGCGTTAGTACAGCCTCTCGGGTATCCCGGTGGCTCTCCGCCTCACTAGTCGCCATGGTCTGTAGCCGTCAGTGCCAAGCCTTGCCCAATGCTCGTTGCCACTTACACCAGTTGCCCTCTTCATCTTTGAAGTAGCTGTCCAGGAAGCGTTCCTGCGCGTTCTTGACGTCTGCCTCGGCAATGTTCTGGCCATCGGGCAAGGAGTCGCGAGGCAGTGGCCAAAAGCCAACCGGCTCGATGGGGAATGCCCGTCGAACGATGAGCTCGCCTGCGTCCCCAGACGCGTCGGTagtcgtgtcgagcgcgcttGCCGAGTCAGCATGTGGGTCGATGTGTAGTTGTGGTCACGAGACTCACAAGCCAAGCATTCGGCACTGGATCTCGCCGCGGAACACGGGCAAACTGGTGCAGCGGCCGGCGAACACCGAGCAAATGTCGGTTCCGCCAGTTACCGAGCCGAGGAGCACGTCCTTCTTGACATTTTCGTAAACAAAGTCGAACaggtgggcggcgagtggtGAGCCGGTCGACATGATCTGCCTCAGCGTCGCGAGCTTGTGCTTCTTGCCAACGTCGGGGTAGTGCTTCTGGTCGGGTTAGCGCAAGCCGGGGCGCCGTTGACAACCCACCGAGATCTGCTCAATGTACTTGGCACTGGTGCCAAAGGCGGTCACACCGTGCTCGTCAATCATGTTCCACATGGTGGCAGGGTCTTTGAGCGGCGAACCCTCGTAGCAGACGATGGTGGCGCCAGTGGCCAGGCCCGAGACGAGGTACTGGAACATCATCCATCCGCTGAAGGGGTTAGggctggctcgcggcgcaggaCTCACGGAGTGGTGTAGTAGAAGAAGACGTCGCCACGTGTAATGTCACCCTGGATGTGGTGCTCGcggagcgagtcgaggagcATGCCACCTTGGCGGTGCTGGGCGAGTCAGTCAGAGCCCCAAGctacgccggcgagcacTCACAACAatggccttgggcttgccgGTCGTACCACTGGAGAACAGGATCCAGATGGGGTCGTTGAAGCCACCACGCTCAAaggtcggctcggcgggtTCGGTGCCGACAAACGACTCGAACGTCTGGAACTTGGTACGAGGGTCGTTGGAGCCGGCGAGGAACTTTGAGACGTCGGACTGGGGGTTGACGGAGTCGGGGAGGTGGTTGATGATGACGGTGGTGGAAGGGGGAGTCTTCAGGGCAGAGAACAGCTTGGGGAGCAGCTGGATGAGAGGGCGAGCCTTGCCGTTGTAGCTGGGCCTGTCAGTACAAGTCACACGAGCGACTCACACAACAC
It contains:
- the ATO2_0 gene encoding Ammonia transport outward protein 2, with the translated sequence MSARYDAEKGDTVPSDYHHHAAVVTAAPYSPPKRANPTPLGLFSFASTTLLLSFLNANVRGLHAANMVVGMAFFVGGIAQFVAGIFEYYAGATFGFTAFVTYGCFWGSIGCIFWPSSGILAAYKTPEDLNSALGLFMMVWFVFTTIMTIGTIRSNVGLFCVFFSVDITFLLLGIGHLTINPHILQAGGYVGIIAAFFAYYVATSALYAAEGMPFSLPVVPLVKDD
- the Aacs gene encoding Acetoacetyl-CoA synthetase, with the protein product MTTTAAVDSDLLWLPAHPERAQSTLLREKVAQKYGLKLETYEDLLKWSIEHRGDFWSEVWDWEGVLGDKGAEPFVDETVPPRSNPLWFPKASINWAENQLRHAKTHPDDIAVIDTTEHSPSEGYTPAPRRVTQRELLNLVGQVQRGLKAAGVKKGHRVCYWGGNRVESVAVLLATNSIGAIFSSAAADFGVDGVIERLEQIKPHVLFASNGVVYNGKARPLIQLLPKLFSALKTPPSTTVIINHLPDSVNPQSDVSKFLAGSNDPRTKFQTFESFVGTEPAEPTFERGGFNDPIWILFSSGTTGKPKAIVHRQGGMLLDSLREHHIQGDITRGDVFFYYTTPGWMMFQYLVSGLATGATIVCYEGSPLKDPATMWNMIDEHGVTAFGTSAKYIEQISKHYPDVGKKHKLATLRQIMSTGSPLAAHLFDFVYENVKKDVLLGSVTGGTDICSVFAGRCTSLPVFRGEIQCRMLGFALDTTTDASGDAGELIVRRAFPIEPVGFWPLPRDSLPDGQNIAEADVKNAQERFLDSYFKDEEGNWYHGDYVQITPSRYGNGGGFIMLGRSDGVLNPSGIRFGPTDIYSVLENPAFAERGVEETLVVGLLVEGGSDEKVVLFVKMRPGKTLDPELLKLIKDSIRTARSARHVPAKIIEVADIPMTLTGKKIEVPIRKVINGSPVSAINPATLRNPDCLEEYVALGLKMRQEEGMA